CGCAAAGCGCTAAATTAAATAGTGTCCAATGGACAACAGCACATTTGTGTGATCTCCGAAGTCTCTGCTTGTGCAAGACAATCAAGATagcttcgccgggcggtggtggcgcacgcctttaatcctagcactcgggaggcagagccaggcggatctctttgagttcgaggccagcctgagctaccaagtgagtcccaggaaaggcgcaaagctacacagagaaaccctgtctcgaaaatccaaaaaaaaaaaaaaaaaaaagatagcttcACAGTTCAGTTGTCGGGATATGGTTCGATGCTTCTTGCACTGACAGTGGGTTTATCGCACAAAGTAAAAACAGGTTTAGGTTACTAAACTCTCATATGAAGAGGTGATGGCTCTGAAAAGAGCCTTTGGGttcaaacaaaaaactaagcgCACTGGTCTTATTTTCCCTTGGCCTTGTGGTGGCTCTCGGTCTTCTTGGGCAGCAGCACCGCCTGGATGTTGGGCAGGACGCCGCCCTGCGCGATGGTCACGCGGCCCAGCAGCTTGTTGAGCTCCTCGTCGTTGCGGATGGCCAGCTGCAGGTGGCGCGGGATGATGCGCGTCTTCTTGTTGTCGCGGGCCGCGTTGCCAGCCAGCTCCAGGATCTCGGCCGTCAGGTACTCCAGCACGGCCGCCAGGTAGACCGGGGCGCCGGCGCCCACCCGCTCCGAGTAGTTGCCCTTGCGGAGGAGCCGGTGCACGCGGCCCACGGGGAACTGCAGGCCGGCGCGGGACGAGCGGGTCTTGGCCTTGGCACGAGCCTTGCCGCCCTGTTTGCCGCGTCCAGACATGGTAGGAAACTGGCTGTCACAAACTGCTCAGTCAGTAACGAGAAACCCACGCTGGCGCTATTTATAGTCGACGCAGGGCGCGAAAACGAAGCGATTTCATTGGTTACATGTAGAAGTTTCACCTAAACCAATGGCATCGTGGTTTCGAAAAATCCTTGCTTTGATTGGGCACTTAGTGAGTGACGTTTGCTAGTAGCGCTCAGCATAGCCACAAGTCTGTttaaaaagcagccagtgcagaCTGTGTCCTGActcttagtttctttttattttctttgtttgtctCTTGTTCATCGCTATGCCTGAGCCTGCAAAGTCCGCCCCCGCCCCGAAGAAGGGCTCCAAGAAGGCCGTGACCAAGGCGCAGAAGAAGGACGGCAAGAAGCGCAAGCGCAGCCGCAAGGAGAGCTACTCGGTGTACGTGTACAAGGTGCTGAAGCAGGTGCACCCCGACACGGGCATCTCGTCCAAGGCCATGGGCATCATGAACTCATTCGTCAACGACATCTTCGAGCGCATCGCGAGCGAGGCGTCGCGCCTGGCGCACTACAACAAGCGCTCGACCATCACGTCCCGGGAGATCCAGACGGCCGTGCGCCTGCTGCTGCCCGGGGAGCTGGCCAAGCACGCCGTGTCCGAGGGCACCAAGGCCGTCACCAAGTACACCAGCTCCAAGTGAGCGCGCGGATCTAATTCTTAACCCAAAGGCTCTTTTCAGAGCCACTCATTTGTTCTTTTATGAGAACTGTAACTATCTGCACAACATAATTGGGTTTTCGTGGTGGGTGTGAAGCAGTGTTTGGTTGTAGCATTATTGGGAAAACTGACTGTGATAATAATAATCCTtgcatttttaaaagtactttttttctcttgtttttacaCACCAGAATATAAATACTAGGTCTTCCTTCTTAGACTCTTTTGTTTCGTACGTGGCATCGTACAAAGCATATCGGCAATCATTCAGAGGTAGCAACTTCACAAAGGATGTGTAGGGGTCCTCTATTGTATGTATCTGCATAGTCAAGTTTAATCCTTGTGATGATCATagacatatttttatatataaagtaaaaCTAGTCAGAATGGTCAGAATGTCCTCATACCAACTAGCTGCTTCTGTCTCTAGTCcggagattaaaggcgtatgccaccatcgcctggccctttttttttttttttttttttttttttttggttttgtcttttgatGAGATCTCACTAGCgctcactgtcctggaattcaccgtaaatcaggctggcctacAGTTCACAGTTCCTGTGTgtacctcccaattgctgggattgaaggccttgGTACCATGCCCAGCCCCCAAATTTAACAACTTTTCTAAATGTTGTAGGAGGACTCCTGCAATCCATCTGAAGTCAGTAATTTCTTACTAGCTTCGTGATTTATCTGCCCACTAAGCAAATTACTATGAATGTTAAATGACCCAATAACGTAGAGACTTGTAAAGTAAAATTCCCAAGCactatatattatttaaactttttttcaatACTGTTTGCTAACTTTAACATACATCCCTACAGACAAAGTAACAGTTCTGAATACTTAGAATTGTGGATTTAGGCAATTGATCCCATTTAGAGCATTTCCTAATCCTACATAGAGGGTACTTAGTAATTACTGCATGATTCTTGAGATTAATAAATGCCGTTGAGGTGGACAGTGACTGCACCAAGGGAATTGCCTATGGTGCTTCAACCCTTGTATCTCACAGAGTTCTCTGTGGCTTTAGTGGAGCTATGGTCTAGCAGCTTTGCTAATCCTCTGTGTCAGTTCTTCAACTGGTCCTGTAAATGATGCTTTTCTAACAGTACAACTCTAGTCTTATTGGGACATCCAAGACCCTTTACTTCTAAATATTGTCACCTCTCATCCACACCTCAAGCAACGTAAGGCCTTTAAAGGACTCTCCACAAACTCACTAGAGCTAACAAGAACTAATTAGGAAAAGACCAGAGAAAAGGAGAGACTTGCTAGTTATGACATTTCATCCTTGTACGCGCCTAGTCCCAGGGTAGGCTGAGGAAGATATTAAAGTATATGCAGAGCAAGGTTGATTTTAGCTGCAATACTTTTGCTTAcagagtgtttttgtttttaagtatatGTATGTGCTCTGTGCATAAGTGactccccctggaactggagctactgtGGTTGTTGTGAACCAAGCAACATAGGTGGAGGGCACTGGACTCTAagcctctccaagagcagtacaCGCTCTTAACTCCCACTGATGCCTCTCCAGCCACAACCTCAATAGTTTTAATATTGTCAGTATttccatttttcaaaaaaaaataaataaataaaagctagaaatataaatgtttaagGGTAAGCCTTAAATCTGCAAAACCATACACAGACTCTAACCACTTTTCATAGCCTAGACCACTGATCCAAACCATTGTCCTTCACAAACTACATTTTTGTAGTAGCCTCCTTACTAGTTTCCTTATCACTATTTTCCATCAAGCATCTAcattaattgttttaaaatataaatcagaTCTTGCCTATTCTCAGGCCAGACTCCTATAATGGTTCCCACTGTTATGCTCAGATCGAGGGGACCTCCAAAAGACCCCCACGGAGgctgaatcccatatgtaaaagcaaaaagCCTTTATTTTTCAAGGTcggagcttggtctctctgtctgtcagatgcagcagtgagagcagagagccccaagcCTGGGTAGGGTGGGATTTTTACCATAGCAGAGGTTGGAGTGAGAgtatttccagggttcaggaccctgattggctggcatttgtctaggggtatagggaatgtctGGGattctaagcctgtcatggcagcggTGTGGTCAACTGTTTTGGAACACCCACACCCATCTTACCCATTTCAATGACAGCAAAACCCAAAGTAGTTCTAAGAGCCCACAAAAGAACCCAAGAACCACTCCCTTCCTTCCATTGGGGTTTCGGGCTGTCTCAGCTCCCCAGACTTTCATAGATGACCAACAGGAACACTCCTTCACTTTCGCGCTGTCAATATAACCACGTCATCTAAACAAATATTACCTCCTCCTGGCAAACATTATGCCTTTTCCTGTTTCAGTAATCTGCAGAACACTTAGCAGTGTGCTGTTTGATTTGTCTGCATTCCCACGCCCAATCGAAACCACGTCCtggaagatttaaaaatattttggccTGGGCTAGGGATACTGCtccagcactgactgctcttgcagaggaaaaAGAATCcgttcccaaaacccacatggtggttcgcAACTGTTCtgaaccccagttccaggggatccgaaaccccctcctggcctcct
This sequence is a window from Peromyscus eremicus chromosome 5, PerEre_H2_v1, whole genome shotgun sequence. Protein-coding genes within it:
- the LOC131911325 gene encoding histone H2B type 1-F/J/L, giving the protein MPEPAKSAPAPKKGSKKAVTKAQKKDGKKRKRSRKESYSVYVYKVLKQVHPDTGISSKAMGIMNSFVNDIFERIASEASRLAHYNKRSTITSREIQTAVRLLLPGELAKHAVSEGTKAVTKYTSSK